In a single window of the Streptomyces cinnabarinus genome:
- the dapF gene encoding diaminopimelate epimerase, with translation MSTRIAFLKGHGTENDFVIVPDPENAIDLPPSAVAALCDRRAGIGGDGLLHVVRSAAHPEAKDLAAEAEWFMDYRNGDGSIAEMCGNGVRVFARYLQRAGHITEGDLAIATRGGVKRVHLAKNGDVTVGMGKARLPEGDVTVSVGERSWPARNVNMGNPHAVAFVEDLAHAGSLHEAPPFSPASAYPDGVNVEFVVDRGPRHVALRVHERGAGETRSCGTGACAVAVATARRDGADPAVTGTPATYTVDVPGGTLVITELPDGEIEMTGPAVIVAEGELDATWLTTLAR, from the coding sequence ATGAGCACGCGGATCGCCTTCCTCAAGGGTCACGGCACCGAGAACGACTTCGTGATCGTCCCGGACCCCGAGAACGCCATCGACCTGCCCCCGTCCGCCGTCGCCGCGCTGTGCGACCGGCGCGCGGGCATCGGCGGGGACGGCCTGCTGCACGTCGTGCGGTCCGCCGCGCACCCCGAGGCGAAGGACCTGGCGGCCGAGGCGGAGTGGTTCATGGACTACCGCAACGGCGACGGTTCGATCGCGGAGATGTGCGGCAACGGCGTCCGCGTCTTCGCCCGCTACCTCCAGCGCGCCGGACACATCACCGAGGGAGACCTCGCGATCGCCACGCGCGGGGGCGTCAAGCGCGTGCACCTCGCCAAGAACGGTGACGTCACGGTCGGCATGGGCAAGGCGCGCCTGCCCGAGGGGGACGTCACGGTGAGCGTCGGCGAGCGCAGCTGGCCCGCGCGGAACGTGAACATGGGCAACCCGCACGCGGTGGCGTTCGTGGAGGACCTCGCGCACGCCGGGAGCCTGCACGAGGCGCCGCCGTTCAGCCCGGCCTCGGCCTACCCGGACGGTGTGAACGTGGAGTTCGTCGTCGACCGCGGACCCCGGCACGTCGCGCTGCGCGTGCACGAGCGCGGCGCCGGAGAGACCCGGTCCTGCGGCACGGGCGCGTGTGCCGTCGCCGTCGCCACGGCCCGCCGCGACGGCGCCGACCCGGCGGTCACCGGCACCCCGGCGACGTACACCGTCGACGTGCCCGGCGGCACCCTGGTGATCACCGAGCTCCCCGACGGCGAGATCGAGATGACCGGCCCCGCGGTGATCGTCGCCGAGGGTGAACTCGACGCGACCTGGCTGACGACGCTCGCACGCTGA
- a CDS encoding antitoxin — translation MGLMDNLKAKLGPAKGKVSDLAHQHGGKIQHGLDKAAKVVDEKTKGKYRDKIHTGTGKAKGAMDRLAHKDHGTGGGTGTGTSGDTTPPPAS, via the coding sequence ATGGGTCTCATGGACAATTTGAAGGCCAAGCTCGGCCCGGCCAAGGGCAAGGTGTCCGACCTCGCCCATCAGCATGGGGGCAAGATCCAGCACGGTCTGGACAAGGCCGCCAAGGTCGTCGACGAGAAGACCAAGGGCAAGTACAGGGACAAGATCCACACGGGCACGGGCAAGGCCAAGGGCGCCATGGACCGACTCGCGCACAAGGACCACGGGACGGGCGGCGGGACGGGCACGGGCACGAGCGGGGACACCACCCCGCCGCCGGCTTCCTGA
- a CDS encoding RelA/SpoT family protein: MSAEATNPATPGPVTGPAARWRARIDLRRLGRAALLGPAARDRLPDAIGHVAEAHRAHHPDADLEPLRRAYVLAESSHRGQMRKSGEPYITHPLAVTLILAELGAETTTLTASLLHDTVEDTEVTLDQVGEQFGAEVRYLVDGVTKLEKVDYGAAAEPETFRKMLVATGSDVRVMSIKLADRLHNMRTLGVMRPEKQARIAKVTRDVLIPLAERLGVQALKTELEDLVFAILHPEEYEHTRELIVDNASRADDPLAEVADEMRTVLRDADIQAEVLIRPRHFVSVHRVARKRGRLRGADFGRLLVLVGEDADCYGVLGELHTCMTPVVSEFKDFIAVPKFNLYQSLHTAVAREDGQVVEVLIRTHQMHKVAEAGVIALGNPYAPSSDEPVDGERADPTRPGWLSRLLDWQEAAPDPDTFWSTLREDLAQDREITVFRPDGGTLGLPEGASCVDAAYAQYGEDAHACIGARVNGRLATLSTVLRDGDTVQLLMGQDPASEPSREWLEHAHTPAARIAIQRWLASHPSAEDTDGRPEDGATTPRPTTEALSTEGSPSARPAANVVVDQPDATVRLAGCCTPVPPDGITGFAVRGGAVTVHRVECTAVARMKSAGRPEIPVHWGDTSECRVTLVAESFVRPHLLADLTEAMALEGAEIVSATVEPPTQQRVRHTYTLQLPDAAHLPALMRAMRNVAGVYDVARTQTQPGVS, translated from the coding sequence ATGAGTGCGGAGGCCACGAACCCCGCGACGCCCGGCCCGGTAACCGGGCCCGCAGCTCGCTGGCGGGCCCGGATCGACCTGCGCCGCCTCGGCCGTGCCGCACTGCTCGGCCCGGCCGCCCGTGACCGGCTGCCCGACGCCATCGGCCATGTCGCCGAGGCCCACCGCGCCCATCACCCCGACGCCGACCTCGAACCACTGCGCCGCGCGTATGTGCTCGCCGAGTCCTCGCACCGCGGCCAGATGCGCAAGAGCGGCGAGCCGTACATCACGCACCCGCTCGCCGTGACCCTCATCCTCGCCGAACTCGGTGCCGAGACCACGACGTTGACCGCCTCCCTGCTCCACGACACCGTCGAGGACACCGAGGTGACGCTCGATCAGGTCGGCGAGCAGTTCGGCGCCGAGGTCCGCTATCTCGTCGACGGCGTCACGAAGTTGGAGAAGGTCGACTACGGCGCCGCCGCCGAGCCCGAGACCTTCCGCAAGATGCTCGTCGCGACCGGCAGCGATGTCCGCGTGATGTCGATCAAACTCGCCGACCGGCTGCACAACATGCGCACCCTTGGCGTGATGCGCCCCGAGAAACAGGCACGCATCGCCAAGGTGACCCGCGACGTCCTCATCCCGCTCGCCGAACGCCTCGGTGTCCAGGCGCTCAAGACCGAGCTGGAGGACCTGGTCTTCGCGATCCTGCATCCCGAGGAGTACGAGCACACGCGGGAGCTGATCGTCGACAACGCCTCCCGCGCGGACGACCCGCTCGCCGAGGTCGCCGACGAGATGCGCACGGTGCTCCGGGACGCCGACATCCAGGCCGAAGTCCTCATCCGGCCACGCCACTTCGTCTCCGTGCACCGGGTCGCCCGCAAACGCGGCCGGCTGCGCGGCGCCGACTTCGGGCGGCTGCTGGTGCTGGTCGGCGAGGACGCGGACTGTTACGGCGTCCTGGGCGAGTTGCACACCTGTATGACGCCGGTCGTCTCGGAGTTCAAGGACTTCATCGCCGTACCGAAGTTCAACCTTTACCAGTCCCTGCACACGGCGGTGGCGCGGGAGGACGGCCAGGTCGTCGAAGTCCTCATCCGCACTCACCAGATGCACAAGGTGGCCGAGGCCGGGGTGATCGCGCTCGGCAACCCCTACGCCCCCTCCTCCGACGAGCCCGTCGACGGCGAGCGCGCCGACCCGACCCGCCCCGGCTGGCTCTCCCGCCTCCTGGACTGGCAGGAGGCGGCCCCCGACCCCGACACCTTCTGGTCCACCCTCCGCGAGGACCTCGCCCAGGACCGCGAGATCACCGTCTTCCGCCCCGACGGCGGCACGCTCGGCCTGCCCGAGGGCGCGAGCTGTGTGGACGCGGCGTACGCGCAGTACGGCGAGGACGCGCACGCGTGCATCGGCGCACGCGTGAACGGCCGGCTGGCGACCCTGAGCACGGTGCTGAGGGACGGCGACACCGTTCAGCTCCTCATGGGTCAGGACCCCGCCTCCGAGCCCTCCAGGGAGTGGCTGGAGCACGCCCACACTCCCGCGGCCCGCATCGCCATCCAGCGCTGGCTGGCCTCGCACCCCTCCGCCGAGGACACCGACGGGCGCCCCGAGGACGGCGCGACCACGCCCCGCCCCACGACGGAGGCCCTGTCGACCGAGGGCTCGCCCTCGGCCCGTCCCGCCGCGAACGTCGTGGTCGACCAGCCCGACGCGACGGTACGGCTGGCGGGCTGCTGCACACCGGTGCCCCCCGACGGGATCACCGGCTTCGCGGTACGCGGGGGAGCGGTGACCGTCCACCGCGTGGAGTGCACGGCGGTGGCGCGCATGAAGAGCGCGGGCCGCCCGGAGATCCCCGTCCACTGGGGCGACACCAGCGAGTGCCGGGTGACGCTGGTAGCGGAATCGTTCGTCCGCCCGCATCTGCTGGCCGACCTCACGGAGGCGATGGCGCTGGAGGGCGCCGAGATCGTCTCGGCGACGGTGGAACCGCCCACCCAGCAGCGGGTCCGGCACACCTACACCCTCCAACTCCCGGACGCGGCCCATCTGCCCGCCCTGATGCGGGCGATGCGGAACGTGGCCGGGGTGTACGACGTGGCCAGGACGCAGACGCAGCCAGGTGTGTCGTAG
- a CDS encoding trypsin-like serine peptidase, with translation MRSIRPSFTTRRGRSARRRTSPLPAAVALAAALALTATACDSGDEATDGGSSATAAAGDDKISIPDDIKDRLKEHGIDIDKWKDGAWKNWNKDDWLREAEDFVNPIIEDLWDPDRMREAEEPDQGVDDSDLSGDQGVTDPTPAPVDAQAVPAKYHDAAPTAGKVFFDSPEGTMVCSATVVADPANPGKSNLVWTAGHCVHAGKSGGWYRNIAFVPSYNNDAMETAELEGATREQVAPYGVWWGDWVQTSDQWIEQGGATGGDGASYDFSVIHVTPEEGSGGKSLEEMVGSALPVDFNAPAVPEVDSITATGYPAAPPFDGQKMYQCEDKPGRLSLKKADPTMYRIGCTMTGGSSGGGWVATGSDGKPALVSNTSIGPVESGWLAGPRLGKEAKGVFDEVSGKFAGQ, from the coding sequence ATGCGATCGATACGGCCGTCGTTCACCACTCGCCGAGGGAGGAGCGCGCGGCGCAGAACCTCCCCCCTGCCCGCCGCTGTCGCCCTCGCCGCGGCCCTCGCGCTCACCGCCACCGCCTGCGATTCGGGCGACGAGGCCACCGACGGCGGGTCCTCCGCGACCGCCGCCGCAGGTGACGACAAGATCTCGATCCCGGACGACATCAAGGACCGGCTCAAGGAGCACGGGATCGACATCGACAAGTGGAAGGACGGCGCCTGGAAGAACTGGAACAAGGACGACTGGCTGCGCGAGGCCGAGGACTTCGTCAACCCGATCATCGAGGACCTGTGGGACCCGGACCGGATGCGCGAGGCCGAGGAGCCGGACCAGGGTGTCGACGACAGCGACCTCTCGGGTGACCAGGGTGTGACCGACCCGACGCCCGCTCCGGTGGACGCGCAGGCCGTTCCGGCTAAGTACCACGACGCCGCGCCGACGGCGGGCAAGGTGTTCTTCGACTCGCCCGAAGGCACGATGGTGTGCTCGGCGACGGTCGTAGCGGACCCGGCCAACCCCGGTAAGTCCAACCTGGTGTGGACGGCCGGCCACTGTGTGCACGCGGGCAAGAGCGGCGGCTGGTACCGGAACATCGCGTTCGTGCCGTCGTACAACAACGACGCCATGGAGACGGCGGAGTTGGAGGGTGCCACGCGCGAGCAGGTCGCTCCGTACGGGGTCTGGTGGGGTGACTGGGTGCAGACCTCCGACCAGTGGATCGAGCAGGGCGGTGCGACCGGCGGTGACGGTGCCTCGTACGACTTCTCCGTCATTCATGTGACGCCGGAGGAGGGCAGCGGCGGGAAGTCGCTGGAGGAGATGGTCGGTTCGGCGCTGCCGGTGGACTTCAACGCCCCGGCCGTGCCTGAGGTGGACAGCATCACCGCGACCGGTTACCCGGCGGCGCCGCCGTTCGACGGGCAGAAGATGTACCAGTGCGAGGACAAGCCGGGTCGGCTGTCGCTGAAGAAGGCGGATCCCACGATGTACCGGATCGGCTGCACGATGACCGGCGGTTCGTCGGGTGGTGGCTGGGTCGCGACCGGCTCGGACGGCAAGCCGGCGCTGGTTTCCAACACCTCCATCGGGCCGGTGGAGTCGGGCTGGCTGGCCGGGCCGCGGCTCGGTAAGGAAGCCAAGGGTGTGTTCGACGAGGTCAGCGGGAAGTTCGCCGGCCAGTGA
- the miaA gene encoding tRNA (adenosine(37)-N6)-dimethylallyltransferase MiaA, whose product MSSAPSAPRVIAVVGPTAAGKSDLGVFLARQLGGEVVNADSMQLYRGMDIGTAKLTPEERAGVPHHLLDIWDVTVTASVAEYQRLARERIDALLAEGRWPILVGGSGLYVRGAVDNLEFPGTDPEVRARLEDELTLRGSGALHARLAAADPDAAHAILPSNGRRIVRALEVIEITGQPFTANLPGHDSVYDTVQIGVDVARPELDDRIARRVDRMWDAGLVEEVRALEAQGLREGRTASRALGYQQVLAALAGECTMAEARAETVRATKRFARRQDSWFRRDPRVHWLSGAAADLTELPHLAMALVERPVTA is encoded by the coding sequence GTGAGCAGCGCACCCTCCGCCCCCCGCGTCATCGCCGTCGTCGGTCCCACCGCGGCCGGAAAGTCCGATCTGGGCGTTTTCCTGGCCCGACAGCTCGGCGGCGAGGTCGTCAACGCCGACTCCATGCAGCTCTATCGCGGGATGGACATCGGCACCGCCAAGCTGACGCCCGAGGAACGGGCCGGCGTCCCCCATCATCTGTTGGACATCTGGGACGTCACCGTCACCGCGTCCGTCGCCGAGTACCAGCGGCTGGCCCGCGAGCGGATCGACGCGCTGCTCGCCGAGGGACGCTGGCCGATCCTGGTCGGCGGCTCCGGCCTGTACGTCCGCGGCGCCGTCGACAACCTGGAGTTCCCCGGCACCGATCCCGAGGTCCGCGCCCGTCTGGAGGACGAACTCACCCTGCGCGGCTCGGGCGCCCTGCACGCCCGGCTCGCCGCCGCCGACCCGGACGCCGCGCACGCGATCCTGCCCAGCAACGGCCGCCGTATCGTCCGCGCCCTGGAAGTGATCGAGATCACCGGCCAGCCCTTCACGGCCAACCTGCCGGGCCATGACTCGGTCTACGACACCGTGCAGATCGGCGTCGACGTCGCCCGCCCCGAGCTCGACGACCGCATCGCCCGCCGGGTCGACCGGATGTGGGACGCGGGGCTCGTCGAGGAAGTGCGCGCGCTGGAGGCGCAGGGGTTGCGCGAGGGGCGTACGGCCTCGCGCGCGCTCGGCTACCAGCAGGTGCTCGCGGCGCTCGCCGGGGAGTGCACCATGGCGGAGGCCCGCGCCGAGACCGTACGTGCCACCAAACGCTTCGCGCGCCGTCAGGATTCATGGTTCAGGCGCGACCCCCGGGTGCACTGGCTGAGTGGGGCTGCGGCGGATCTCACAGAACTTCCGCACCTCGCAATGGCGTTGGTCGAACGACCGGTTACAGCCTGA
- the hflX gene encoding GTPase HflX: MTSSSSPSQDSQRLAHNYAEGLRADALMEEDVAWSHDIDGARDGEQFDRSERAALRRVAGLSTELEDVTEVEYRQLRLERVVLVGVWTTGTVQDAENSLAELAALAETAGALVLDGVIQRRDKPDAATYIGSGKANELRDIVLETGADTVICDGELSPGQLIHLEDVVKVKVIDRTALILDIFAQHAKSREGKAQVALAQMQYMLPRLRGWGQSLSRQMGGGKGGGLATRGPGETKIETDRRRIREKMAKMRREIAEMKTGREIKRQERKRNKVPSVAIAGYTNAGKSSLLNRLTGAGVLVENALFATLDPTVRRAETPSGRLYTLADTVGFVRHLPHHLVEAFRSTMEEVGESDLILHVVDGSHPNPEEQLAAVREVITDVGATRVPEIVVINKADAADPLTLQRLLRIEKRSIAVSARTGQGIAELLALIDNELPRPSVEIEALVPYTLGKLVARAHDEGEVISEEHTPEGTLLKVRVHEELAAELAPYVPTPAA; encoded by the coding sequence ATGACCTCCTCTTCTTCCCCTTCCCAGGACTCGCAGCGCCTCGCGCACAACTACGCCGAAGGTCTTCGGGCCGATGCCCTGATGGAAGAGGACGTCGCCTGGAGCCACGACATCGACGGAGCGCGGGACGGCGAACAGTTCGACCGCTCCGAGCGCGCGGCCCTGCGCCGCGTGGCCGGTCTCTCCACCGAGCTCGAGGACGTCACCGAGGTCGAGTACCGCCAGCTCCGTCTGGAGCGGGTCGTCCTCGTGGGTGTCTGGACCACCGGGACCGTGCAGGACGCGGAGAACTCCCTCGCGGAGCTCGCCGCCCTCGCCGAGACCGCGGGCGCGCTCGTGCTCGACGGTGTGATCCAGCGCCGCGACAAGCCCGACGCCGCCACCTACATCGGTTCCGGCAAGGCCAACGAGCTGCGGGACATCGTCCTCGAAACCGGCGCCGACACGGTCATCTGCGACGGTGAGCTCAGCCCCGGCCAGCTCATCCACCTCGAAGACGTCGTCAAGGTCAAGGTCATCGACCGTACGGCCCTGATCCTCGACATCTTCGCCCAGCACGCCAAGTCCCGAGAGGGCAAGGCGCAGGTCGCGCTCGCGCAGATGCAGTACATGCTGCCGCGGCTGCGCGGCTGGGGTCAGTCGCTGTCCCGGCAGATGGGCGGCGGCAAGGGCGGCGGCCTCGCCACCCGTGGTCCCGGTGAGACCAAGATCGAGACGGACCGGCGCCGGATCCGCGAGAAGATGGCGAAGATGCGCCGGGAGATCGCGGAGATGAAGACCGGCCGCGAGATCAAGCGCCAGGAGCGCAAGCGCAACAAGGTGCCCTCGGTCGCCATCGCGGGTTACACCAACGCCGGCAAGTCCTCCCTGCTCAACCGGCTCACGGGCGCGGGCGTGCTGGTCGAGAACGCCCTGTTCGCGACCCTCGACCCGACCGTGCGCCGGGCCGAGACCCCGAGCGGACGGCTGTACACGCTGGCGGACACCGTCGGCTTCGTCCGGCACCTGCCGCACCACCTGGTCGAGGCGTTCCGCTCCACGATGGAGGAGGTCGGCGAGTCCGACCTGATCCTGCACGTGGTCGACGGTTCGCACCCGAACCCGGAGGAGCAGCTGGCCGCCGTACGCGAAGTGATCACGGACGTCGGTGCCACCCGGGTACCGGAGATCGTCGTGATCAACAAGGCCGACGCGGCCGACCCGCTGACCCTCCAGCGGCTGCTGCGGATCGAGAAGCGCTCCATCGCCGTCTCGGCCCGCACCGGCCAGGGCATCGCGGAACTGCTCGCCCTGATCGACAACGAACTGCCCCGCCCCTCGGTCGAGATCGAAGCGCTGGTGCCGTACACCCTCGGCAAGCTCGTCGCCCGCGCGCACGACGAGGGAGAGGTGATCTCCGAGGAGCACACCCCGGAGGGCACCCTGCTCAAGGTACGGGTGCACGAGGAACTGGCGGCGGAACTCGCGCCGTATGTGCCGACCCCGGCGGCCTGA
- a CDS encoding trypsin-like serine peptidase, producing MRSTRSRLAATALLAAVALTATACSGSGGDEASDKPSASQPADQGKAEVPAGIADKLKEHGIDVDAWADGGWQDWDKDKWLSEAKDFVNPVIEGLWKPERMQSAKEADKTISVKDASADQGVSDPEPAPVEATAEKTPYHDNAAPVGKVFFDSPDGPAVCSGTVVKDVNHPGKSNLVWTAGHCVHAGGEGGWYRNIVFVPAYNDLGKSEAELSNADATEIAPYGNWWADWASTSNEWIQGGSSTGGAGAAYDYSVLHVKPEQGAKSLEETVGAALDVDFSAPSATESGTMGAWGYPAAPPYNGLKMFKCLDRPGRLSLSPTLPTMYRIGCTMTGGSSGGGWFRVVDGETMLVSNTSIGPEDNTWLAGPQLGKSAEALYQNMSKTYGGQ from the coding sequence ATGCGTTCCACACGTTCCCGCCTCGCCGCCACCGCGCTTCTCGCGGCCGTGGCGCTGACCGCGACCGCGTGCAGCGGTTCCGGCGGCGACGAGGCGAGTGACAAGCCCAGCGCTTCCCAGCCGGCCGATCAGGGCAAGGCCGAGGTTCCCGCGGGTATCGCCGACAAGCTGAAGGAACACGGTATCGACGTCGACGCCTGGGCGGACGGCGGCTGGCAGGACTGGGACAAGGACAAGTGGCTCAGTGAGGCCAAGGACTTCGTCAATCCGGTGATCGAGGGTCTGTGGAAACCGGAGCGGATGCAGTCCGCCAAGGAGGCCGACAAGACCATCTCCGTGAAGGACGCCTCCGCCGACCAGGGCGTCAGCGACCCGGAGCCGGCGCCCGTGGAGGCGACGGCCGAGAAGACGCCCTACCACGACAACGCGGCGCCCGTCGGCAAGGTGTTCTTCGACTCCCCGGACGGTCCCGCGGTCTGTTCCGGCACGGTGGTCAAGGACGTCAACCACCCGGGGAAGTCCAACCTGGTCTGGACGGCCGGCCACTGTGTGCACGCGGGCGGTGAGGGCGGCTGGTACCGCAACATCGTCTTCGTCCCGGCCTACAACGACCTCGGCAAGTCCGAGGCGGAGCTGAGCAACGCCGACGCCACCGAGATCGCCCCCTACGGCAACTGGTGGGCGGACTGGGCCTCCACGTCGAACGAGTGGATCCAGGGCGGCTCGTCCACGGGCGGCGCGGGTGCGGCGTACGACTACTCGGTGCTGCATGTGAAGCCGGAGCAGGGCGCGAAGTCGCTGGAGGAGACCGTCGGGGCCGCGCTGGACGTGGACTTCTCGGCTCCGTCCGCGACCGAGTCCGGCACGATGGGCGCCTGGGGCTACCCGGCGGCGCCGCCGTACAACGGGCTGAAGATGTTCAAGTGCCTCGACCGGCCGGGCCGGCTGTCGCTGAGCCCGACGCTGCCGACGATGTACCGGATCGGCTGCACGATGACCGGTGGCTCCTCGGGCGGTGGCTGGTTCCGGGTGGTGGACGGCGAGACCATGCTGGTGTCGAACACCTCGATCGGCCCTGAGGACAACACCTGGCTGGCGGGCCCGCAGCTCGGCAAGAGCGCCGAGGCGCTGTACCAGAACATGAGCAAGACCTACGGCGGTCAGTGA
- a CDS encoding M1 family metallopeptidase: MPHTPRKVTPRKVTSRKVTSRKATALLASAVTVCLVAAGAPAEPLGIGDRLFPHLGNPGYDVASYDLSFTYPGSNSKPLQAVTTIDAWTTTTLDRVNLDFAHGTVDSVEFDGEPAAFATTGEDLVVTPADPLPRGSWMRITVRHTSDPTPARGRDGGWVRTADGLAMANQADAAHLVFPGNDHPSDKAMFTIKVTAPNGYTAVANGLPTDVDRSRAVTTWTYRTQHPMATELTQVSIGRSTVLRRTGPHALPVRDVIPTAHRKQLEPWLEKTPDQISWMESKVGRYPFETYGVLMADVNTGFELETQTLSLFEKGLFTDRAFPAWYVESIMVHELAHQWFGNSVSPGTWSDLWLNEGHATWYEALYAEEKADRPLAARMKAAYGASDRWRTAGGPPAAPKAPDPGRKISIFRPNVYDGAALVLYALRQEIGRPAFDRLERAWVTHHQDGVATTDDFVALASEISGRDLNGFLHPWLYGEKTPPMPGHPDWKPVAPAKAAPAQ, from the coding sequence ATGCCGCACACGCCCCGCAAGGTCACGCCCCGCAAGGTCACCTCCCGCAAGGTCACCTCTCGTAAGGCCACCGCCCTCCTCGCCTCCGCCGTGACCGTCTGCCTCGTCGCCGCCGGCGCCCCCGCCGAACCCCTGGGCATCGGCGACCGCCTCTTCCCGCACCTCGGCAACCCGGGCTACGACGTCGCCTCGTACGACCTCTCCTTCACCTATCCCGGCAGCAACAGCAAGCCCCTCCAGGCCGTCACCACCATCGACGCCTGGACGACGACCACCCTCGACCGCGTCAACCTCGACTTCGCCCACGGCACGGTCGACTCGGTGGAGTTCGACGGCGAACCGGCCGCCTTCGCCACCACCGGCGAGGACCTCGTCGTCACCCCGGCCGACCCGCTGCCCCGCGGGAGCTGGATGCGGATCACCGTGCGGCACACGAGCGACCCCACGCCGGCCAGGGGCCGCGACGGCGGCTGGGTGCGCACCGCGGACGGCCTCGCCATGGCCAACCAGGCCGACGCCGCCCATCTGGTCTTCCCCGGCAACGACCACCCCTCGGACAAGGCGATGTTCACCATCAAGGTGACCGCCCCGAACGGCTACACCGCCGTCGCCAACGGCCTCCCCACCGACGTGGACCGCTCCCGCGCGGTGACGACGTGGACGTACCGCACCCAGCACCCCATGGCCACCGAACTCACCCAGGTCTCCATCGGCCGCTCCACGGTCCTGCGCCGCACCGGCCCGCACGCCCTCCCGGTCCGCGACGTCATCCCCACGGCGCACCGCAAGCAGCTGGAACCCTGGCTGGAGAAGACCCCGGACCAGATCTCCTGGATGGAGAGCAAGGTCGGCCGCTACCCCTTCGAGACGTACGGCGTGCTCATGGCGGACGTGAACACCGGCTTCGAACTGGAGACCCAGACCCTCTCCCTCTTCGAGAAAGGCCTGTTCACCGACCGCGCCTTCCCCGCCTGGTACGTGGAATCGATCATGGTGCACGAACTGGCGCACCAGTGGTTCGGCAACAGCGTCAGCCCCGGCACCTGGTCCGACCTGTGGCTCAACGAAGGCCACGCCACCTGGTACGAGGCCCTGTACGCGGAGGAGAAGGCCGACCGTCCCCTGGCGGCCCGGATGAAGGCCGCGTACGGCGCCTCCGACCGCTGGCGCACCGCCGGCGGGCCCCCGGCCGCGCCCAAGGCCCCCGACCCCGGCCGGAAGATCAGCATCTTCCGCCCCAACGTGTACGACGGTGCCGCGCTCGTCCTCTACGCCCTCCGTCAGGAGATCGGCCGCCCCGCCTTCGACCGGCTGGAACGCGCCTGGGTCACCCACCACCAGGACGGCGTCGCCACCACCGACGACTTTGTCGCCCTCGCCTCGGAGATCTCCGGACGCGATCTGAACGGCTTCCTGCACCCCTGGCTGTACGGCGAGAAGACCCCGCCCATGCCCGGCCACCCGGACTGGAAGCCGGTCGCCCCGGCGAAGGCCGCGCCCGCGCAATAA